The Triticum dicoccoides isolate Atlit2015 ecotype Zavitan chromosome 6A, WEW_v2.0, whole genome shotgun sequence genome has a window encoding:
- the LOC119318904 gene encoding tubby-like protein 4, with the protein MAATPPKREPLAPLSCNAAADTPAATAGARPRAPAVSAEKENLGAANLGPGKEEKRATTPAAAKAAPLKPSSLQARMEGEEAPSATATATAAGLPVFVGPRGRELLPPPPPPASSSYEAWDLSDNEAAPAASWATLPNRALLCRPLPLDVGRCTCVVVREKATGARGVALYSLYTNEGQGRQDRKLAVARHRRRRGRSEFIVAQNQDGVFCSSDKNFLGTMGANLVGSKYQIWGQGDRVDELKSQSKRLLGVIAFAPTITTLTGSFRSMRAWIPKNQSMQLRTNSSAQIQHVSGLPKDWQEKRSRAEQLCSRSPFYNNMTKRYELDFRERVGRMGYKVQTSVKNFQMTLEENGRQTILQLGRVGKSKYIMDFRYPLTGYQAFCICLASMDSKLCCTL; encoded by the exons ATGGCAGCCACGCCGCCCAAGAGGGAGCCGCTGGCCCCCCTCAGCTGCAACGCGGCCGCAGACACGCCTGCGGCCACCGCCGGCGCGCGGCCACGCGCGCCGGCAGTCTCCGCCGAGAAGGAGAACCTGGGCGCGGCCAATCTCGGCCCCGGCAAGGAGGAGAAGAGGGCGACGACGCCTGCTGCCGCGAAGGCGGCGCCGCTGAAGCCGTCGTCGCTGCAGGCCCGCATGGAGGGCGAGGAGGCGCCGTCGGCGACCGCGACCGCGACGGCGGCGGGGCTGCCCGTGTTCGTCGGGCCGAGGGGGagggagctgctgccgccgccaccaccgccggcgTCGTCGTCCTACGAGGCGTGGGACCTCTCCGACAACGAGGCGGCGCCGGCCGCGTCCTGGGCCACGCTGCCCAACAGGGCGCTGCTGTGCCGCCCGCTGCCGCTCGACGTCGGGAGGTGCACCTGCGTCGTCGTCAGGGAGAAGGCCACCGGGGCCAGAGGCGTGGCGCTCTACTCGCTCTACACCAAC GAGGGGCAGGGGCGGCAGGACCGGAAGCTGGCGGTGGCCCGGCaccggaggaggagagggaggtCGGAGTTCATCGTGGCGCAGAACCAGGACGGCGTCTTCTGCAGCTCCGACAAGAACTTCCTCGGGACTATGGGTGCCAATCTTGTTGGATCCAAGTACCAGATTTGGGGCCAG GGGGACCGGGTCGATGAGCTTAAGAGCCAGTCCAAGCGGCTTCTTGGCGTTATCGC GTTTGCCCCTACTATTACTACGCTCACGGGGAGTTTCAGAAGCATGAGGGCATGGATCCCCAAGAACCAGTCCATGCAGCTGAGGACCAACAGTTCTGCTCAG ATTCAGCACGTCAGTGGGCTTCCAAAGGATTGgcaggagaagaggagcagagctgAGCAACTCTGCTCAAGATCACCTTTCTACAACAAT ATGACGAAGCGCTACGAACTAGATTTCAGAGAGAGGGTTGGGAGGATGGGATACAAGGTGCAGACATCAGTGAAGAACTTCCAGATGACTTTGGAG GAGAACGGGAGGCAGACGATCTTGCAGCTCGGTAGGGTCGGGAAGTCCAAGTACATAATGGATTTCAG ATACCCCTTGACTGGCTACCAAGCATTCTGCATTTGCTTGGCGTCGATGGACTCCAAGCTGTGCTGCACGCTGTGA
- the LOC119316278 gene encoding ubiquitin receptor RAD23b-like encodes MKLTVKTLKGTHFEIRVQHNDTIMAVKKNIEEIQGKDSYPWGQQLLIHNGKVLKDESTLDENQVSEDGFLVVMLSKSKASASSGASSAQPSSTPVTSQAPPVAQPQAPQPQVPSTTTSQPERPPAETPSSTVDLAASDLLSGSNLDTMINQIMEMGGGSWDRDKVQRALRAAYNNPERAIDYLYSGIPVTAEVAVPVVGQGANTTDAAPGETGLSGIPNTAPLDLFPQGASHAGGAAGGGSLDFLRNNQQFQALREMVHTNPQILQPMLQELSKQNPQLLRLIQENNDEFLQLLNETFEGGDGDFLDQADQDEMPHAISVTPEEQEAIRRLEAMGFERARVIEAFFACDRNEQLAANYLLEHAGDEE; translated from the exons ATGAAGCTGACGGTGAAGACTCTCAAGGGCACCCACTTCGAGATCCGGGTCCAGCACAATGACACC ATTATGGCTGTCAAGAAGAACATTGAAGAGATTCAAGGAAAGGATAGTTATCCATGGGGTCAACAACTGCTGATTCACAACGGCAAGGTTTTGAAGGATGAAAGCACATTGGATGAAAATCAAGTTAGCGAAGATGGATTTCTAGTTGTCATGCTTAGCAAG AGTAAAGCTTCTGCTTCCAGTGGAGCTTCATCTGCCCAG CCTTCAAGCACTCCTGTTACCAGTCAAGCACCTCCAGTTGCTCAACCACAAGCTCCTCAGCCCCA GGTCCCATCAACTACGACTTCTCAGCCTGAAAGACCACCCGCAGA GACCCCTTCGAGTACAGTTGATCTTGCAGCATCGGATTTACTGTCAGGAAGCAATCTGGACACAATGATTAACCAGATAATGGAGATGGGGGGTGGCAGCTGGGACAGAGATAAGGTCCAAAGAGCTCTCCGTGCTGCTTATAACAATCCAGAACGGGCCATTGACTATCTGTACTCT GGTATTCCAGTGACAGCTGAGGTTGCTGTTCCGGTGGTTGGTCAAGGGGCAAACACCACTGATGCAGCTCCTGGAGAAACCGGCCTCTCTGGAATCCCAAACACAGCACCATTAGATCTTTTCCCACAG GGGGCTTCCCATGCTGGAGGTGCTGCTGGGGGTGGATCACTTGATTTTCTTAGAAATAACCAACAG TTTCAAGCACTTCGGGAAATGGTCCATACAAATCCACAAATTTTACAG CCTATGCTCCAGGAATTGAGCAAGCAGAATCCTCAACTTCTGAGGTTGATTCAGGAGAACAATGATGAGTTCCTTCAGTTACTAAATGAGACATTTGAAGGCGGCGATGG GGACTTTTTAGACCAGGCTGACCAGGATGAGATGCCTCATGCTATCAGTGTGACACCAGAAGAGCAAGAGGCAATTAGGAGG TTGGAAGCCATGGGGTTTGAGAGAGCACGTGTCATCGAAGCATTCTTTGCCTGCGACAGGAATGAGCAACTCGCTGCAAACTATCTTCTTGAGCATGCTGGCGACGAAGAATAG